One region of Thunnus thynnus chromosome 14, fThuThy2.1, whole genome shotgun sequence genomic DNA includes:
- the kif16bb gene encoding uncharacterized protein kif16bb isoform X1, with translation MASVRVAVRVRPLNKREKQLSSKVITHIKGNSLSIHKPSPVRGDELMDRGNIFSYDFSYDSTDRESPTFASQERIFHDLGSDVLKAAFEGFNACVLAYGQTGSGKSYTMMGHKEDKGLIPRICEGLFCEISQRSTTDAVSFRTEVSFLEIYNERVQDLLKNRTTPTDNGGLRVREHPRDGPYVENLSKHLVHTHSDIEEQIILGNANRTTASTGMNDVSSRSHAIFTINFTQAWFDAELPCETLSKIHLVDLAGSERADATRTTGTRLKEGANINKSLVTLGSVISALADLSVRGQKTKKKRQIFIPYRNSVLTWLLKDSLGGNSKTAMIATISPADVNYGETLSTLRYASRAKNIVNSPTVNEDSSVKVIRELQEEVTRLRMLLEEANQVSRGELSSSVNVDEELHQNEAKVRTLTKEWTNKWGETQSILQEETVALRKEGSGVVLDCQLPHLIGIDEDLLSTGIILYYLKDGRTLIGSNKTSCSQDIVLRGPGLCSEHCVFENRAGSVTLIPQDGALCSVNGSVVTEPCQLTQGAIIHLGRGTIFRFNHPTEAAQLREERQSKLLSASSLSLTDMSKSTENLTKVMLQNPGRMEEKLNQQEVEWQQVQDSLNRRNRDIKRLSKENSGAPHKHRADEKTKGDEIEVTGNGQMDVLAAGTHESKLPSSSPTSVTTDKLTTTAIPGKYPVPHTSFELDGDTLQGGVTTRDGQEQERDLCHKSGPELMSEQLQRKAGSGAGVACYKGEEVWSGDASLQQTSVLGPGDGCGMKPEGNANEIQGVVTDWYKGGPGSAGSSLGSMSHLQRIGGTRSTSVLPQISTHSQLDKKPPSSQAARCPPDETAFEGQFGCEEMDESAGLEEIPDMCVTEPARVAVQSSGLGSLLNRVSRIVQDAGRHLWSSPQSQQVREEGKLPVGACWSSHVVSLVRESKVLSVVKNSPVFSLVKGSYVFSLFKDSHIFSMVKDLPLIQHIQTEINQHLQAEEAARIIQGCISPHATQLPVLSPTHYFIKAEELPDDLQLIPEGILTMNMSIGDLQLPKEQSMADIDIKQGDKTVAVLSPVKHTSAPADKDQALENSVTVQNKDDIQIFCLTLIEFPDALVNLQNLPLQDLMVSLQSVISTSVLTSQKIVALSWLNVAKCSQPEPCPALLILMETGLYTLTTDSGLLVLFHQLPLLQLKEVQIGLAGHSLRLTGTTEESILGLYTNSQEHTKELCWAILRVICPDDKRVSQHPLLCGDLTRISLDWQAYLPDLLLDAGLRVCCQFQKSLTDLVYLLHCNMDQQTVALGEVQLLLYTSVGVCVSSSNRTAALAQLLLTDTHLGLVQEDIVFHPTPCSVIIEPCRPQFHDLTLRQRSDVRCVLVHDEDKRGAVRLDVILANVRARGHPESAAIPPAHASNSSLHAEVWKLTFSCSAEATCLINHLSNV, from the exons ATGGCTTCAGTGCGTGTAGCTGTCCGAGTCCGTCCATTGAACAAAAG AGAAAAGCAGTTATCATCGAAGGTCATAACCCACATAAAAGGGAACAGCTTATCTATTCATAAG CCTTCACCTGTTCGAGGGGATGAGCTGATGGACAGAGGGAATATCTTTTCTTATGACTTCTCATATGATTCAACTGACAGAGAAAGCCCCACATTTGCATCCCAGGAGAGG ATTTTCCATGACTTGGGGTCTGATGTTCTGAAAGCTGCATTTGAGGGTTTCAATGCCTGTGTGTTAGCCTATGGCCAAACAGGCTCAGGAAAATCTTACACCATGATGGGTCATAAA GAAGATAAAGGTTTAATCCCACGGATCTGTGAAGGCTTgttctgtgaaatatctcagaGAAGCACGACTGATGCCGTGTCATTCCGTACAGAGGTCAG CTTTTTGGAGATCTACAATGAACGTGTGCAGGATCTCCTTAAGAACAGAACAACACCCACAGATAATGGAGGCTTGAGAGTGAGAGAGCACCCCAGGGATGGGCCCTATGTCGAGA atCTGTCCAAGCACTTGGTGCACACCCACAGTGACATAGAGGAGCAGATCATTCTTGGAAATGCCAACCGCACCACAGCCAGTACGGGGATGAATGACGTCAGCAGCCGCTCTCATGCAATCTTCACCATCAACTTCACTCAG GCGTGGTTTGATGCAGAGTTGCCATGTGAAACGCTGAGTAAGATCCACCTGGTAGACCTGGCAGGCAGCGAGAGAGCTGATGCCACACGCACCACAGGCACCAGGCTGAAGGAAGGTGCCAACATCAACAAATCCCTGGTCACCCTTGGCAGTGTGATCTCAGCTTTGG CTGACCTCAGCGTGagaggacagaaaacaaaaaagaagaggcAGATCTTCATTCCTTACCGAAACTCTGTGCTGACTTGGCTACTTAAAGATAGCCTGGGTGGGAACTCAAAGACCGCTATGATAGCAA CCATTTCTCCTGCTGATGTGAACTATGGGGAGACCCTGAGCACATTGCGGTATGCCAGCCGCGCTAAAAACATAGTGAACTCTCCCACAGTGAATGAAGACAGCAGCGTGAAGGTGATCAGAGAGCTGCAAGAAGAGGTTACCAGGCTCAGGATGCTGCTAGAGGAAGCCAATCAG GTTTCCCGCGGGGAGCTGTCTTCCTCTGTGAACGTAGATGAGGAGCTGCATCAGAATGAGGCAAAG GTGCGAACACTGACCAAGGAGTGGACCAACAAATGGGGGGAAACTCAGAGTATTCTGCAG GAGGAGACGGTGGCTCTGAGGAAGGAGGGGAGTGGAGTGGTCCTTGACTGCCAGTTACCTCATCTGATAGGCATCGATGAAGACCTGCTGAGCACTGGCATCATCCTCTATTATTTGAAA GATGGCAGAACCCTGATCGGGAGCAACAAAACATCATGCAGTCAGGATATTG TCCTTCGTGGGCCTGGACTCTGCAGTGAACATTGTGTGTTTGAGAACCGTGCTGGGAGCGTGACTCTGATCCCTCAGGATGGTGCACTGTGTTCAGTGAATGGCTCTGTGGTAACTGAACCCTGCCAGCTGACTCAGG GTGCCATCATACATCTAGGGAGAGGAACCATATTTCGCTTTAACCACCCCACAGAAGCTGCCCAGCTCAGAGAAGAACGCCAG AGCAAGCTGCTGTCTGCCTCCAGCCTGTCCTTGACTGACATGTCCAAATCTACCGAGAATCTGACCAAGGTGATGCTGCAAAATCCAGG GCGGATGGAAGAGAAGCTCAACCAGCAGGAGGTGGAATGGCAGCAGGTCCAAGACAGCCTGAACAGACGCAACCGGGACATCAAAAGACTTTCAAAGGAAAACAGTGGGGCTCCCCATAAACACAGAGCAGATGAGAAGACAAAAGGAGATGAGATAGAAGTGACTGGCAATGG CCAGATGGATGTGCTGGCTGCTGGGACACATGAATCCAAACTGCCAAGCAGCTCTCCTACATCTGTCACAACAGACAAGCTCACCACTACA GCCATACCTGGAAAATATCCTGTTCCTCACACTAGTTTTGAGTTGGATGGAGACACACTACAGGGTGGGGTGACCACCAGAGATGGCCAGGAGCAGGAGAGGGACTTGTGTCATAAATCAGGGCCAGAGCTCATGTctgagcagctgcagaggaaaGCTGGGAGTGGGGCTGGAGTTGCATGTTATAAGGGAGAGGAGGTGTGGTCAGGGGATGCCAGCCTCCAGCAGACAAGTGTCCTGGGCCCGGGTGATGGATGTGGCATGAAGCCAGAGGGGAATGCTAACGAGATCCAAGGTGTTGTGACTGACTGGTACAAGGGGGGACCTGGCTCTGCTGGGAGCTCATTAGGCAGCATGTCCCACCTGCAGAGAATAGGAGGAACTCGCTCCACATCTGTCCTCCCACAGATCAGCACTCATTCTCAGCTCGACAAAAAGCCTCCCAGCAGTCAGGCAGCCCGCTGTCCACCTGACGAAACTGCTTTCGAGGGCCAGTTTGGCTGTGAAGAGATGGATGAATCTGCAGGTTTGGAGGAGATCCCGGACATGTGTGTGACAGAGCCTGCAAGAGTTGCAGTTCAAAGCTCAGGGCTGGGCTCTTTGCTCAACAGAGTTTCTCGGATTGTCCAGGATGCAGGGCGTCACCTTTGGAGTTCTCCACAATCACAGCAAgtcagagaggagggaaaattGCCTGTTGGGGCCTGCTGGTCCAGTCATGTTGTCTCTCTAGTCAGGGAAAGCAAGGTCCTGTCTGTAGTGAAGAACAGCCCTGTCTTCTCCCTGGTTAAAGGGAGCTATGTCTTTTCACTGTTCAAGGATAGTCACATTTTTTCCATGGTGAAAGACCTACCACTCATACAGCACATCCAGACAGAGATAAATCAACACCTTCAGGCTGAGGAGGCAGCTAGAATTATTCAGGGCTGCATTAGTCCTCACGCCACACAACTCCCGGTCCTGTCCCCAACTCATTATTTTATCAAAGCAGAAGAATTGCCAGATGACCTGCAGCTAATCCCAGAAGGTATCTTGACAATGAATATGAGTATTGGGGATCTGCAGTTACCAAAAGAGCAGAGCATGGCTGATATTGACATAAAACAAGGAGACAAAACAGTTGCAGTGCTGTCACCAGTGAAACACACTAGTGCACCTGCAGACAAGGATCAGGCATTGGAGAATTCAGTGACTGTGCAGAACAAAGATGACATCCAAATCTTCTGTCTAACATTGATAGAATTTCCTGATGCCCTTGTGAACCTGCAAAATCTGCCCTTGCAAGACCTGATGGtctctctgcagtctgttatCTCTACCTCAGTGCTCACTTCCCAGAAGATTGTAGCTCTCTCTTGGCTGAATGTGGCTAAATGTAGCCAACCTGAACCCTGTCCTGCGCTCTTGATCCTGATGGAGACAGGCCTCTATACGCTGACTACTGACTCTGGGCTCCTGGTGCTGTTCCATCAACTCCCCTTGTTGCAGCTGAAGGAGGTGCAGATAGGCTTAGCAGGTCACAGTCTGCGTTTGACGGGGACTACAGAGGAGAGCATCTTGGGTCTGTACACCAACAGCCAGGAGCATACCAAAGAGCTGTGTTGGGCCATACTTCGTGTCATCTGCCCCGATGACAAGAGGGTCTCTCAGCACCCACTGCTCTGCGGAGACTTAACAAGGATCTCTCTAGACTGGCAGGCTTATTTACCTGACCTGCTGCTGGATGCTGGTTTAAGGGTGTGCTGCCAGTTTCAGAAAAGTCTTACAGATCTGGTTTACCTCCTTCATTGTAACATGGATCAACAAACAGTCGCTCTGGGAGAGGTGCAGCTGCTACTGTACACAAGTGTAGGGGTGTGTGTTAGTTCCAGTAACCGCACTGCGGCTTTGGCCCAGCTTTTACTTACTGACACCCATCTCGGTCTGGTGCAGGAGGATATTGTCTTTCACCCGACCCCATGCTCTGTGATTATAGAGCCCTGCCGTCCCCAGTTCCACGATTTAACTCTTCGTCAGCGCTCAGATGTGCGCTGCGTGCTGGTGCATGATGAAGACAAGCGTGGAGCTGTCAGACTGGATGTAATCCTTGCAAATGTGAGGGCCAGGGGTC
- the kif16bb gene encoding uncharacterized protein kif16bb isoform X2 — MASVRVAVRVRPLNKREKQLSSKVITHIKGNSLSIHKPSPVRGDELMDRGNIFSYDFSYDSTDRESPTFASQERIFHDLGSDVLKAAFEGFNACVLAYGQTGSGKSYTMMGHKEDKGLIPRICEGLFCEISQRSTTDAVSFRTEVSFLEIYNERVQDLLKNRTTPTDNGGLRVREHPRDGPYVENLSKHLVHTHSDIEEQIILGNANRTTASTGMNDVSSRSHAIFTINFTQAWFDAELPCETLSKIHLVDLAGSERADATRTTGTRLKEGANINKSLVTLGSVISALAISPADVNYGETLSTLRYASRAKNIVNSPTVNEDSSVKVIRELQEEVTRLRMLLEEANQVSRGELSSSVNVDEELHQNEAKVRTLTKEWTNKWGETQSILQEETVALRKEGSGVVLDCQLPHLIGIDEDLLSTGIILYYLKDGRTLIGSNKTSCSQDIVLRGPGLCSEHCVFENRAGSVTLIPQDGALCSVNGSVVTEPCQLTQGAIIHLGRGTIFRFNHPTEAAQLREERQSKLLSASSLSLTDMSKSTENLTKVMLQNPGRMEEKLNQQEVEWQQVQDSLNRRNRDIKRLSKENSGAPHKHRADEKTKGDEIEVTGNGQMDVLAAGTHESKLPSSSPTSVTTDKLTTTAIPGKYPVPHTSFELDGDTLQGGVTTRDGQEQERDLCHKSGPELMSEQLQRKAGSGAGVACYKGEEVWSGDASLQQTSVLGPGDGCGMKPEGNANEIQGVVTDWYKGGPGSAGSSLGSMSHLQRIGGTRSTSVLPQISTHSQLDKKPPSSQAARCPPDETAFEGQFGCEEMDESAGLEEIPDMCVTEPARVAVQSSGLGSLLNRVSRIVQDAGRHLWSSPQSQQVREEGKLPVGACWSSHVVSLVRESKVLSVVKNSPVFSLVKGSYVFSLFKDSHIFSMVKDLPLIQHIQTEINQHLQAEEAARIIQGCISPHATQLPVLSPTHYFIKAEELPDDLQLIPEGILTMNMSIGDLQLPKEQSMADIDIKQGDKTVAVLSPVKHTSAPADKDQALENSVTVQNKDDIQIFCLTLIEFPDALVNLQNLPLQDLMVSLQSVISTSVLTSQKIVALSWLNVAKCSQPEPCPALLILMETGLYTLTTDSGLLVLFHQLPLLQLKEVQIGLAGHSLRLTGTTEESILGLYTNSQEHTKELCWAILRVICPDDKRVSQHPLLCGDLTRISLDWQAYLPDLLLDAGLRVCCQFQKSLTDLVYLLHCNMDQQTVALGEVQLLLYTSVGVCVSSSNRTAALAQLLLTDTHLGLVQEDIVFHPTPCSVIIEPCRPQFHDLTLRQRSDVRCVLVHDEDKRGAVRLDVILANVRARGHPESAAIPPAHASNSSLHAEVWKLTFSCSAEATCLINHLSNV; from the exons ATGGCTTCAGTGCGTGTAGCTGTCCGAGTCCGTCCATTGAACAAAAG AGAAAAGCAGTTATCATCGAAGGTCATAACCCACATAAAAGGGAACAGCTTATCTATTCATAAG CCTTCACCTGTTCGAGGGGATGAGCTGATGGACAGAGGGAATATCTTTTCTTATGACTTCTCATATGATTCAACTGACAGAGAAAGCCCCACATTTGCATCCCAGGAGAGG ATTTTCCATGACTTGGGGTCTGATGTTCTGAAAGCTGCATTTGAGGGTTTCAATGCCTGTGTGTTAGCCTATGGCCAAACAGGCTCAGGAAAATCTTACACCATGATGGGTCATAAA GAAGATAAAGGTTTAATCCCACGGATCTGTGAAGGCTTgttctgtgaaatatctcagaGAAGCACGACTGATGCCGTGTCATTCCGTACAGAGGTCAG CTTTTTGGAGATCTACAATGAACGTGTGCAGGATCTCCTTAAGAACAGAACAACACCCACAGATAATGGAGGCTTGAGAGTGAGAGAGCACCCCAGGGATGGGCCCTATGTCGAGA atCTGTCCAAGCACTTGGTGCACACCCACAGTGACATAGAGGAGCAGATCATTCTTGGAAATGCCAACCGCACCACAGCCAGTACGGGGATGAATGACGTCAGCAGCCGCTCTCATGCAATCTTCACCATCAACTTCACTCAG GCGTGGTTTGATGCAGAGTTGCCATGTGAAACGCTGAGTAAGATCCACCTGGTAGACCTGGCAGGCAGCGAGAGAGCTGATGCCACACGCACCACAGGCACCAGGCTGAAGGAAGGTGCCAACATCAACAAATCCCTGGTCACCCTTGGCAGTGTGATCTCAGCTTTGG CCATTTCTCCTGCTGATGTGAACTATGGGGAGACCCTGAGCACATTGCGGTATGCCAGCCGCGCTAAAAACATAGTGAACTCTCCCACAGTGAATGAAGACAGCAGCGTGAAGGTGATCAGAGAGCTGCAAGAAGAGGTTACCAGGCTCAGGATGCTGCTAGAGGAAGCCAATCAG GTTTCCCGCGGGGAGCTGTCTTCCTCTGTGAACGTAGATGAGGAGCTGCATCAGAATGAGGCAAAG GTGCGAACACTGACCAAGGAGTGGACCAACAAATGGGGGGAAACTCAGAGTATTCTGCAG GAGGAGACGGTGGCTCTGAGGAAGGAGGGGAGTGGAGTGGTCCTTGACTGCCAGTTACCTCATCTGATAGGCATCGATGAAGACCTGCTGAGCACTGGCATCATCCTCTATTATTTGAAA GATGGCAGAACCCTGATCGGGAGCAACAAAACATCATGCAGTCAGGATATTG TCCTTCGTGGGCCTGGACTCTGCAGTGAACATTGTGTGTTTGAGAACCGTGCTGGGAGCGTGACTCTGATCCCTCAGGATGGTGCACTGTGTTCAGTGAATGGCTCTGTGGTAACTGAACCCTGCCAGCTGACTCAGG GTGCCATCATACATCTAGGGAGAGGAACCATATTTCGCTTTAACCACCCCACAGAAGCTGCCCAGCTCAGAGAAGAACGCCAG AGCAAGCTGCTGTCTGCCTCCAGCCTGTCCTTGACTGACATGTCCAAATCTACCGAGAATCTGACCAAGGTGATGCTGCAAAATCCAGG GCGGATGGAAGAGAAGCTCAACCAGCAGGAGGTGGAATGGCAGCAGGTCCAAGACAGCCTGAACAGACGCAACCGGGACATCAAAAGACTTTCAAAGGAAAACAGTGGGGCTCCCCATAAACACAGAGCAGATGAGAAGACAAAAGGAGATGAGATAGAAGTGACTGGCAATGG CCAGATGGATGTGCTGGCTGCTGGGACACATGAATCCAAACTGCCAAGCAGCTCTCCTACATCTGTCACAACAGACAAGCTCACCACTACA GCCATACCTGGAAAATATCCTGTTCCTCACACTAGTTTTGAGTTGGATGGAGACACACTACAGGGTGGGGTGACCACCAGAGATGGCCAGGAGCAGGAGAGGGACTTGTGTCATAAATCAGGGCCAGAGCTCATGTctgagcagctgcagaggaaaGCTGGGAGTGGGGCTGGAGTTGCATGTTATAAGGGAGAGGAGGTGTGGTCAGGGGATGCCAGCCTCCAGCAGACAAGTGTCCTGGGCCCGGGTGATGGATGTGGCATGAAGCCAGAGGGGAATGCTAACGAGATCCAAGGTGTTGTGACTGACTGGTACAAGGGGGGACCTGGCTCTGCTGGGAGCTCATTAGGCAGCATGTCCCACCTGCAGAGAATAGGAGGAACTCGCTCCACATCTGTCCTCCCACAGATCAGCACTCATTCTCAGCTCGACAAAAAGCCTCCCAGCAGTCAGGCAGCCCGCTGTCCACCTGACGAAACTGCTTTCGAGGGCCAGTTTGGCTGTGAAGAGATGGATGAATCTGCAGGTTTGGAGGAGATCCCGGACATGTGTGTGACAGAGCCTGCAAGAGTTGCAGTTCAAAGCTCAGGGCTGGGCTCTTTGCTCAACAGAGTTTCTCGGATTGTCCAGGATGCAGGGCGTCACCTTTGGAGTTCTCCACAATCACAGCAAgtcagagaggagggaaaattGCCTGTTGGGGCCTGCTGGTCCAGTCATGTTGTCTCTCTAGTCAGGGAAAGCAAGGTCCTGTCTGTAGTGAAGAACAGCCCTGTCTTCTCCCTGGTTAAAGGGAGCTATGTCTTTTCACTGTTCAAGGATAGTCACATTTTTTCCATGGTGAAAGACCTACCACTCATACAGCACATCCAGACAGAGATAAATCAACACCTTCAGGCTGAGGAGGCAGCTAGAATTATTCAGGGCTGCATTAGTCCTCACGCCACACAACTCCCGGTCCTGTCCCCAACTCATTATTTTATCAAAGCAGAAGAATTGCCAGATGACCTGCAGCTAATCCCAGAAGGTATCTTGACAATGAATATGAGTATTGGGGATCTGCAGTTACCAAAAGAGCAGAGCATGGCTGATATTGACATAAAACAAGGAGACAAAACAGTTGCAGTGCTGTCACCAGTGAAACACACTAGTGCACCTGCAGACAAGGATCAGGCATTGGAGAATTCAGTGACTGTGCAGAACAAAGATGACATCCAAATCTTCTGTCTAACATTGATAGAATTTCCTGATGCCCTTGTGAACCTGCAAAATCTGCCCTTGCAAGACCTGATGGtctctctgcagtctgttatCTCTACCTCAGTGCTCACTTCCCAGAAGATTGTAGCTCTCTCTTGGCTGAATGTGGCTAAATGTAGCCAACCTGAACCCTGTCCTGCGCTCTTGATCCTGATGGAGACAGGCCTCTATACGCTGACTACTGACTCTGGGCTCCTGGTGCTGTTCCATCAACTCCCCTTGTTGCAGCTGAAGGAGGTGCAGATAGGCTTAGCAGGTCACAGTCTGCGTTTGACGGGGACTACAGAGGAGAGCATCTTGGGTCTGTACACCAACAGCCAGGAGCATACCAAAGAGCTGTGTTGGGCCATACTTCGTGTCATCTGCCCCGATGACAAGAGGGTCTCTCAGCACCCACTGCTCTGCGGAGACTTAACAAGGATCTCTCTAGACTGGCAGGCTTATTTACCTGACCTGCTGCTGGATGCTGGTTTAAGGGTGTGCTGCCAGTTTCAGAAAAGTCTTACAGATCTGGTTTACCTCCTTCATTGTAACATGGATCAACAAACAGTCGCTCTGGGAGAGGTGCAGCTGCTACTGTACACAAGTGTAGGGGTGTGTGTTAGTTCCAGTAACCGCACTGCGGCTTTGGCCCAGCTTTTACTTACTGACACCCATCTCGGTCTGGTGCAGGAGGATATTGTCTTTCACCCGACCCCATGCTCTGTGATTATAGAGCCCTGCCGTCCCCAGTTCCACGATTTAACTCTTCGTCAGCGCTCAGATGTGCGCTGCGTGCTGGTGCATGATGAAGACAAGCGTGGAGCTGTCAGACTGGATGTAATCCTTGCAAATGTGAGGGCCAGGGGTC
- the mad2l1bp gene encoding MAD2L1-binding protein translates to MMQCGRDPARTFKTMAEDSNIIKLTDLNLIKLTSDTDTENTSTINSGDNETEKDINTAEEPNKTCKVLTLQIVSDDSNSYRLSAEIAGKLAPQAVNTGLKARNAIELIDASSEHRLKLNANQNSVNSAEDKENTAMSSSSSTPENTQEEDTSGQKSLQDSNLPASKQHSNTEDNDVEAMRRAQEEGRVNVVFPGTVTQEGCCRFVSEILKCILYQRQQLPMTYDQLVYSQKKQQASMQDKDVVSRRPVQSADMDWRKCQQTLQELEEVLQQLEVLFSLSKVPRVLLLMGGSIVLPKELYEINMEALILTAGDQCLRVSSCLRQLFRTLFVADLLSDTRPVRLMSTTVLVLAHRDCGVGWFRPKLQFKVPTRVKNQIIALSTDPSVCAETRAEGSDWQDYVWFQAPMTIKGFSN, encoded by the exons ATGATGCAGTGCGGAAGAGACCCGGCGCGGACGTTCAAAACTATGGCAGAAGATTCAAATATAATTAAGCtaacagatttaaatttaattaaactaaCATCAGACACGGACACGGAAAACACGTCCACGATTAACAGCGGAGAcaatgagacagaaaaagatatTAACACAGCCGAAGAACCGAATAAGACATGTAAAGTCTTAACGTTACAGATTGTTTCCGACGACTCCAACTCATACAGACTTTCTGCGGAAATCGCCGGAAAACTCGCCCCGCAGGCTGTAAACACAGGTCTAAAGGCGAGAAATGCCATTGAATTGATAGATGCCTCCTCTGAACATCGATTAAAGCTAAATGCCAACCAAAATAGTGTGAATAGTGCTGAAGACAAGGAAAACACCGCCATGTCCTCTTCAAGCTCCACTCCTG AAAACACCCAAGAAGAGGATACTTCGGGTCAGAAAAGTTTGCAGGATTCCAACTTGCCTGCCAGTAAACAACATAGTAACACCGAGGACAATGATGTTGAAGCGATGAGAAGAGCGCAGGAGGAAGGCCGTGTGAACGTTGTCTTCCCTGGCACTGTAACACAAGAAGGCTGCTGCCGTTTTGTCAGCGAAATCCTCAAGTGTATTCTGTATCAGAGACAGCAGCTACCCATGACGTACGACCAGCTGGTGTACTCCCAGAAGAAACAGCAAGCTTCAATGCAG GATAAAGATGTAGTGAGCCGGAGGCCGGTGCAGTCTGCAGACATGGACTGGCGCAAGTGTCAGCAGACCCTGCAGGAGTTAGAGGaggtgctgcagcagctggaggtgcTATTTTCTCTTAGCAAGGTGCCCCGAGTGCTGCTGCTAATGGGTGGCTCCATCGTCCTCCCCAAAGAGCTGTATGAGATCAACATGGAGGCACTGATACTGACCGCTGGAGATCAATGTCTTCGGGTATCATCGTGCTTAAGGCAGCTCTTCCGCACTCTTTTTGTGGCTGACCTTTTGTCTGACACCAGACCTGTTCGCTTAATGTCCACCACAGTCTTAGTGCTGGCTCACAGGGATTGCGGTGTAGGTTGGTTCCGCCCTAAACTACAATTTAAAGTGCCAACTCGTGTAAAGAACCAAATTATTGCTCTGTCTACTGATCCAAGCGTCTGTGCGGAAACAAGGGCAGAGGGGTCAGACTGGCAGGATTATGTGTGGTTCCAGGCACCCATGACTATTAAGGGCTTTAGTAACTGA
- the ephx5 gene encoding epoxide hydrolase 1, with amino-acid sequence MQRLQVLKEAFFGLDAAQQQQLLIGSAVAAGGALAYIVHRRRQVKSIPLGEGWWGAGEKPLSEDENIYPFKVQTSDEEIRDLHERIDRTRYTDPLKDSGFQYGFNSTYLKKVVSYWRHEFDWKKQVEVLNKYPHFKTKIEGLDVHFIHVRPPHRENQKVLPLMLVHGWPGSFFEFYKILPLLTENQSGLVFEVICPSIPGYGFSEAPHKQGFDSLAAARIFLTLMERLGFSQFYLQGGDWGSLITTNMAQMKPQCVKGLHLNMFTSKNGLNVLLSLLIGPYLPFLVGFSREDVRRLFPYFEKNVWEILRETGYFHIQATKPDTAGCGVNDSPVGLAAYILEKFSSWTDLKNRDLVDGGLERKFSLNDLLTNVMIYWTTGSIVSSMRFYKENLKGNPNKRVDSRTAIFVPTGLAAFPGELMHCPQSWAQIRYKNICSYTFMPRGGHFAAFEEPQLLADDLVQFVKKVEKL; translated from the exons ATGCAAAGACTGCAGGTTTTGAA GGAGGCTTTCTTTGGCTTGGATGctgcccagcagcagcagcttctgatAGGATCAGCTGTGGCAGCAGGGGGAGCACTGGCATACATAGTGCACAGGAGAAGACAAGTCAAAAGTATTCCTCTGGGTGAGGGATGGTGGGGCGCAGGGGAGAAGCCACTGTCAGAGGATGAGAACATCTATCCCTTTAAAGTACAAACCTCGGATGAAGAGATTAGG GACCTTCATGAGCGAATTGACAGAACCCGCtacactgatcctttaaaagATAGCGGCTTTCAGTATGGATTCAACTCCACTTATCTCAAGAAAGTGGTTTCCTATTGGAGACATGAATTTGACTGGAAAAAGCAGGTGGAAGTGCTTAACAAGTATCCACACTTCAAAACTAAAATTGAAG GACTGGACGTGCATTTCATCCATGTGCGGCCACCACATCGTGAGAACCAGAAGGTTCTGCCTCTTATGCTTGTTCACGGCTGGCCTGGCTCCTTCTTTGAGTTCTACAAGATTCTGCCACTTCTCACAGAGAACCAGAGTGGTCTTGTGTTCGAGGTCATATGCCCATCTATACCTGGCTACGGTTTCTCAGAAGCCCCTCATAAACAAG GATTTGACAGTCTTGCCGCTGCCAGAATTTTCCTGACACTGATGGAGCGTTTAGGATTTTCCCAGTTCTATCTGCAGGGAGGAGACTGGGGCTCCCTCATCACCACCAACATGGCACAGATGAAGCCTCA GTGCGTGAAAGGTCTCCACttaaacatgtttacatcaaAAAATGGGCTCAATGTTCTGTTGTCCCTCCTGATTGGTCCTTATCTGCCCTTCCTGGTGGGCTTCAGTCGGGAAGATGTCCGCCGGCTGTTCCCTTACTTTGAGAAGAATGTCTGGGAGATCTTGAGGGAAACAGGCTACTTTCACATTCAGGCCACTAAACCTGACACTGCAG GGTGTGGAGTGAATGACTCCCCTGTAGGCTTGGCTGCCTACATTCTAGAGAAGTTCTCCTCCTGGACTGATCTGAAGAACAGAGACCTGGTGGATGGTGGGCTGGAGAG AAAATTCAGCCTGAACGACCTCTTGACAAACGTCATGATCTACTGGACCACAGGGTCCATAGTCTCCTCCATGCGCTTCTACAAAGAGAACTTAAAGGGTAATCCTAATAAAAGAGTGGATTCAAG gACAGCAATATTTGTGCCTACTGGACTGGCTGCCTTCCCAGGGGAGCTGATGCACTGCCCTCAATCATGGGCACAAATTCGCTATAAAAACATCTGCTCCTACACTTTCATGCCTCGAGGTGGTCACTTTGCTGCCTTTGAGGAGCCCCAGCTGCTGGCCGACGATCTTGTCCAGTTTGTTAAAAAGGTGGAGAAGTTGTGA